CAACTCAAAAGTAGTCAGTAGTGCGTAAAATTGACCACTGGCTACTGATTAAGAGCGCTTCTAACCAATTACCTAGCTTAAAGACTTATTCAGCAATAGCTCTATAAATCGGGGTAAAACTCCAAAATTCTGATGTCTTACCAAAGCAGTGGGAGCATCCCACCTTGAAAGGGCTAGTCCTGCCAAGATGATGCGGCGAAATTAATGTAACGTCTGAAAATAAATTAGAGCTAGAATTCTCACGGAGTTGACTAATATAGTCATTAACTAATACCATTTCTTTGTGAGCCTGCGCCAAACCCTTTTAACTTCTTTCTTTACTTTGTGTCCTTCTCTGACGAGACGCTACGCGAATGCGTCCTAGCCTACGGGAAGCCTCTCCGCGTCTATGCGGTTCGTTTTCTTAAACATGGTTTAGCGCAGCTTCATACAGAATTGGTATAACTCCAAAAAAGAATTCCTAGCTCTTTCATTTTTACGGTAGTGACTTTTAATTAACTTTTCGAGGCTAATCTTAAACCTCTCTAATGGTTCTATCCGATATGCATCGCCAACGCTTAAAAAATTAGGACTCAATCAACACAAGTTTACGAACCTGAGAATTGTTTCCCTGTGAACGGCGTGATGAGGCAGCAGTGAGCAAAAACTTCCAAGACTGAGGAGAAAGTATAGACGGATCTATCATTGAAAGAAAACTCTTGAGATTTTTCTGCTTCAGTGCTACCAAACTCCAATGGAGTTTCAGGTAATTTTTGATATCTTGAAGCAAAGGAATCTTTGAGCGATGTTCCTCGTTTACCAAGGCGTAAATTTTTTCCTTCATCAAAATATTTGTCGCTAACCGTCGAGATAGAGAAAACTTTTGATTATACGCACCTGGCCAGATAGTCCGGTAAGCAAGACACTGGTTGAAGAAAATAGCATCGCCAAACTGGGCAATCCGAATCCAGGAATCGATGTCATCACAGTTAGCATCAAGTGTGGAGTCCCACCCACCAGTTTGCAGAAAAGCATCACGTCGGCAAGCTACTTGTACAGGTGTGCCAAAGGGTACAAGCTCTAACAGCATACCGTAGTGAATATCGGCTTGGGGGATATAGAAAGCTAAACCGGGACCAACTTGGGGGGTGCGAGAGAGTTCAACTTCATTGCCATCCACCTGAGCCGCCACACAAGAGCAGATTACAGCATCGGGACGAAGTGTGATCGCCTTTGCCATTTCTTCTATACAGTTGGGTGCTAAATAATCATCATCATCTAAAAACTTAATCCAGTCGCCGCTAGCTTTGGCAACTCCTGCATTTACCGTTGCTGCATGACCAAGGTTAACTTCGTTACGATGGTAAACAATCTTATCCCCTAAACTTTTGA
This Nostoc sp. C052 DNA region includes the following protein-coding sequences:
- a CDS encoding glycosyltransferase family 2 protein is translated as MKFSVVISTYNRLNLLQRAIDSARNQTIECEVVVADDCSSDDTQTYLKSLGDKIVYHRNEVNLGHAATVNAGVAKASGDWIKFLDDDDYLAPNCIEEMAKAITLRPDAVICSCVAAQVDGNEVELSRTPQVGPGLAFYIPQADIHYGMLLELVPFGTPVQVACRRDAFLQTGGWDSTLDANCDDIDSWIRIAQFGDAIFFNQCLAYRTIWPGAYNQKFSLSRRLATNILMKEKIYALVNEEHRSKIPLLQDIKNYLKLHWSLVALKQKNLKSFLSMIDPSILSPQSWKFLLTAASSRRSQGNNSQVRKLVLIES